From Colius striatus isolate bColStr4 chromosome 10, bColStr4.1.hap1, whole genome shotgun sequence:
gggctgtgtgactcacacactgggcagcctCTCAGGGCTGCCTGCCCCATCCTGCCACAGCAGAGCGCTGCGGCCAGTGACGCCTCCAGGGAGAAGGATGGAGAGCAAGTGCTGGTGATGTTCTGTGGAAGTAGCCAGCGTGGCAGGACCAGAAACTGCATGGCAGGGTCAACgtgggagcagagaggaaactgcTGTCAGCCACACTTCTCATCACTTCTGATAGCTCGACAGAAAGCTCGGGCTTTTAATGCAACGAGACAGGGCCAGGGTCTGGCACATGGCTGAGGAATCACAGCCAAGGGACTCCTGAGACTCAGGCAAAatggaaaggaggaagaacaTTTCAGAACTGCAAGTCACCTTCTCTCACCTCATCTTCTGCAAGAATTTATACAAGGGCTTGGGCTGTCCCACAGCCTCTGCCGGGTGAAAGGAGAAACTGCTGTGGTCATCTTCTGAACACGAGCAAACGAGGCAACCCCTCCCCACACCCGGCAACACGACAAAATCCTGACAGGTCCCTTTGTGCACCGGGACTTGCAGCCCTCAGACGCAAGCCCCCTTGTCAGGTTGCAGCCCCAGGCTCCCCCTGCCCTGAAGCCAAGGGGAGGGGCAGGGCTCACAACCGCAGCAGCACCTGCACCGCTGCAGAGGGTCAGAGCCTGCGTGATGCACAGGGacgtgcagcagcagcagctcagcccagcactCAAGGAAACCCTCCTCTTTCAGGGGAAGGTTGCTAAGCAGCCAGGAGGGGATGTGGCCATGGAACCGGAGATGTGCGTTTCCTTCTGCAGGCATCAGTGCCGAGAGATGACAGCAGCTTGGACAACTTGGCCAAGCAGACAAGCTCAGCTTGGAGCTCAGCAGCATGGCCCTGGCAGGACCTGCCCCAGCTCAACTGCTCCAGGGGCAGCCAGGGCCACAAACAAAGGACAAATCCTTGGCCGGCACAAGCCATTGGAGCCAGGAGGAAGGAGGCTGACAGGTCTTGTTTTATTATCTCTGCATCAAATCAGgaccagcagcaggaggcagaggagggttTCTGAGCCTCTGCAggtgctgggcagctgctgcctggctaaAAGTGACCATCCTCGTCTGCTTGAGAGGAGGAGGGTGCAGAAGGGTTGCGGCTGCCCAAGACTACATGGTCCTCACAAGTGGTGCAAAGCCTACCAGGACCAACCATGGGAAACCAGTAGCCTCCAGCCGCTTCTAACACCTCTCACTTCCAAATCCTCTCACCATCGCCTCCAGCTACGACAGCAGCCAGAAAAAAGCCCgtgttttttcctccccaccCCATTTCCCTGTCGAAGCCCGGCAGCACCAGCCCGCAGCGCACAGCAGAGGCTGCCCTTACCTCTGGGCATCGGGCTGGGAAATAGCGTTGACCACAGCCTCCACCGCCGTGTCGAAGAGCTCCGGGTCCTGCAGAGAGGTGAAAGCCGCCTGGATCAGGTTCTCGCAGTCCATCAGCGGGATCTCCAGCTGCACCCAGCTGGAGAAGCACTTCAACACCTTCTGCTTGATGAAACCCGGGgagtcctgctgctgcagcagctgctccagcaaaGGGAAGACGGAGCCGCACTCCTGCGCCAGGACGCTGCGGACCTGGCCCTTGCGGTACTGCGGCAGGCGGCTGGTCTGGAACTCCTCGGGCAGCACCgtcagcagctccagcagcgcCAGGCACCGCGCCCGCCCGTCCACGTTGGAGTCCTCTGCCTGGAACATGCGCACCATGTCTGCCACGGCGCAGGGCCAGGCCTCCGGCATCATGCTGAGCGCCAGGGAGGCCAGCGCCACGCACAGCCGTGTCAGCACGATCTTGGAGCCGCCGGCGAAGCGGGTGATGTGGGTGAAGAGCTGTGACTTGAGGCTCTCGTACTGGTCGGCCGGGATGTCGTTCCAGTAACGGGAGATCTTAATGTGGAGAGCGCTGGCACCGAAGTACTGGATCTCGGGCACTTTGTCCATGTGGAGAAGCAGCCAGCTGAAGTGCCAGGCCTGCGGGGACACCTGAGCCTGCATCAGCCATTTCTGAGCCAAGTTCTTGTTCTCAATGTTCGGGTCGTAATACAGCTGATGGAGAGCCTGGAAGAGAGAGGGAGGCATCCTAGAGCGGCTGAGGAGCACCAAGCACCGTGGCCGGTCCTGCCAGGGGAAAGCCCAccgggagggagccctggccccagAGCCAGCCCCCATCCCCGCACCAGCCTGCACGAGCTGACCTCCCTCCTTGAGCTCTCGGGGAAGCAAGAGAGATCTGGCAGCAAGCAAGGACCTGCAGAGtgtccttcccctcctcctctcacGTCGCGCTCTGGAAACTTCTTTTCCTTAGTCATCTCCCATCCCCACCTTCGCTCACGCTGAACCCGCCTGTTTCCCTGCTGATGTGTCGTCACCGGGGTGGGCAGGGgacccctctgccccagcagggCTGTGAGGGTCTCGGCACACTGGCACTCCTGCCTTCCACCTGCACTCGCTCTCAGAAAGGTGCCGTGGCTCTCGGAAAGCACGGGTGGCCCAAAGCTTGGACCCAGGAACACAAGAGCCACTGCAGCTATCTTCATCTGTCACACTGCACAGAGCCCTGGAAAATCACAGTCACTAACCACAGGGATTAATCCCTCCACAGAGTGCCTTTGAAGTATTCCCAAACCCACCCAGTTACAGCTAAGCCAGAAGAGCTGGGGTGTAACCCCACCCCTGTCACCGCCTGACACCGCAGTCCCGGGCTGCTCGCTCCACCTCTTCCTACAGAGAAGGGGAACATCACTTACCTGCTCTGACAGCTGTGCAAAATCTAGGTACTGCTTTGCAGAGCCCAGATCCACATGAGCAGCCTTATGGAGGCTGCCAGGCTTTATTTGCAGAGGAGTATAAAATAGATCTTAAGGTCAACATTAATTAGTTATCCTAAATGGGTGCAACTGGTATTTAGTGACGCCCTTGGATGTGGAGGGGGGACACTAACTGCCCCTTGCCTGAACTCCATCTTCTGGCAGCGAGTTTTCCTGCCTGGATCGAGGCACTTCATTTCAAACCATTGCCTGCACATGCCAGGAGCAAGGAAAGGCAGTGGCATTTGTTAGGCTATCAGGCCCCCGTCACACCCCACCAGCAATTCAGAGGATGattccagcagctgcagaggactTTTTTGTGTCCTCACACCAACTCCAGGTCTCAGATATCCTCCTCCTCTCATGTAAAAAGCTCTATGAAATTCTTGTGTGGCTCTTGTATCCAGGAGAGGATTTAAACCCTATTTTTAAGCATGCAGAGCTGGCAGCCTGGAGCACAAGAACAAGCTTCCTAAGCAGGAGTTTGTGCCTCCTGCTGCTTCACAGCACAAGACCAAAGAGAAGGACAAAATGGCAGGAACCTGACAGAGATGGCATTGCCTGGGTCATCATTTGAAAGGCCTCTGTGCCAGACTTTGTGGTGGGGGAAAATAAGGATAACCtcttgggaagaaagaaagaggttaTGAAgtacagagagacagagacagccagcctgggctgcaCAGGGACAGGCATCTGTCCTACTAAAAGATGGatcctgacacagaaaaggTTAACCCTAGATAGGCAGGacacagggagagaaaaatctgtCCTGGCAGAGTGGCCAAGGAAGCCAACAGGCATCTAGCTGAGACCTTGCTCTGTTCCCACTTATCTCAGACTTTTGTCTGGAGCATCActcagctgctggggcagaggtAAGCACTATCACCTCCTCCACTCAGGACAACAATCTACCTCACtatggagcagcagctgcagatgtgctAGAAGCTCAACCACTCCTGGGGGTAGGAAGCTggctcctgcccctgctcttCTGCTGAGGACTGAGTCATCCTGCAGCACGGCTTGAGCTGGAGCTTCCAACTATCTCCTCCATTACCAGCTCAGTCTCTTATTTGCTCTCATCAGAGCTtgctgcttattttcttttcaaaagaaatctgGTTTGAGATTCCCAGCGTTGGTGTCAGCCCACTCTTTCCATCCCCACTTGCTGGGCACCATCACAAGGTGCAAACACCAGCGGTGATCCTCTCTGcctgctccccagcccaggacttttcccagctcctcccagcctTTCTGTTTACACCCACACACATTAATGGATTTCTTCTATTTTGAATAGTCTTCCTGCTAACATACACTCTGAGGCACAATCTGTACACATTGCCCAGAAGCCTCAACCTGTAATCCAGCACAGGATCTGCAAAGATGGGTCACCCCAcgtgtgctgggctggggcctGGGTCTGCCAATGCCTTTGAGCCAGCACACCCTGCTGCTTTCGTGGGATCACCCAACagaagggggaggagtgagcaaccaggcagagcccagcaaAGAGGAGCACTATTGCGGATGCTCCCCTCAACGCTCATGCTGGGGAGACGTCACCACCACTGCATCAGAGGAACAGTGAGCGATGGGGTGGTGAGATCCCTCCCAGGCAGGGTCAGCTTTCCAGTCATGGGACAGCTTTCTGATCACTGTCATCCCAGCACCTCACCCACACTCCTCACACTCCACTCTGCACACGGTGCCCACTGTCACCACTGAGCTCTCGGAGCGGGACCCACTGCCCAGCAACACCAGCCCACAGCCCTCGGGGAAGGGTTCCAGCAGAAGCCCTCAGAGATGTTTGCTGGAGCctctgctgctcagcacctcGGGGAGAGGTGCTGAGGAGTGAGATGATAATGTCTACCAACTACACTGTTATTCAGAGGATGGAAACAAAGCTCACGCTGAAGAGTCACATTGCAAGCTGTTGGACACCAGAAGAATGTTCTGGAAACACATAGCTGCTGGCTTTCATACCCACCTCCCCTGAGCACCCTGCCCAGGGTGGGACTGGCCACGGCAGTTCCTGGACAGAGCACGGCTGTTCCTGCTTGTGTGCAGGACACCAGGTAGAGAGGAAGGCAGCGAGTGCCCCAGGGCTGCCAACAGCACATCCCATCTCTACATGACACAGAGGACCTCCAAGCATGGGCATCAATACTGGGAccatcccagcccagctcaAAGCAGCAGATGAAGCCACTGGGAGGAGGCCAGGCTCACGCCCTATCTGCTGAGAGTGTgggacaggaggctgtggggctACCTGCCTCACAGAAGGGTACCTGAACACTCAGCATGCTCGTGCCCAGCAAGGGAAGGCACTGACTgttcccagctcagagccacGTACCAGCACCGCTGCTGTTGGACTTTGACACCACCGTGCCAGCCAGCACTCTCAGGCCCATCAGGAAGCGCTGGACATGATGAGGGGAACTCATTAGTGCCAGGAGGGAGAAGCAGAAGGCATGAAATTGGGCAGTGACACCTAACGGGGAGGCTTTGTGCATGCTGATTTGAACGGGTGGCTGACACCAGACCTGCCTCCTCCGCAATTAGACCTGTAACATGAGAGCTGGTAAACAGCCTGGCTGTCAGCTATGCCCTTTGGCCAGGGAAGGAGCTTTCTTCAACATCAGCTATGCTTGGTTGAAAATAATTCAAGCTTGTTATGATGGCTCTTCTCCGCTTTAAAAAGCTGTGGTCAAAGCCTCAGTCAGGCTGTAGccactggagcagcagctgccccttaAGAGAGCCAGAAGTGAGCTGCATTGGGTTGGGGGAAGGGCAGCTTATCCAAAAACTATGGGTCAGAAGTCCCATGGGGGTAACTGTGGCAGGTGGCAGGGGATCAGTCCAAGGAGACTTACTACCAAGAAAAAGCACCTCATCTCTGGTATCACAAGGGAAAAGGAGCTGCCACAAGCCTGGAATCTCCCAGTCCTCACCCCTTGGAGGTTCTGCAGGGAGCTGTCTCCCTGACTGTCCAGCATAAATACACAAACACAGGGTCCCCAGCAGAGAGGCGTTGTGCCTGTGCCGTTTGTGGGGTGACAAGAAGAGCCCTAGACACATGGCTTTAGTCCCACAGAGAGGAGTGTGCTGCCCACCATTCCCGGTGGGCTCCATGGGGAGATGGGTCCCCAGCAAGGACAGGCCCACTTCAGCATGTGGAGCTGACAGCAAGTACAGCCCCGAGGTCTGCAACCTGACAGGGGAAACAGCAAAACACATCCCTGTTCTGCTGCttgccctgtgcccacagcctcAGCATGCTGAGGGCAACGGTGGCCACGGAccccagcagccaccagccTTCTTCCATCAGAACCCCCAGGATGTGTCTCACTGCCCTTTCTCACTGAAGGCCTGTGCCAGTACAACCATTACCTCAGCTCTGGCCATCACCATGGCCCTGTAAGCAAGGGGAGCACCAGCCCTGCCCCCCGGCACGGCCAGCAGCCTGCTGAAGAGACAAGGATAGCAAATGGATGCAAACTAAAGCTGTGCGTGTGCTGCCAGGCATGCTGCTCCTGCTCAAGGCACCCACACGTTGCCAGCATCTCAAAGAAtgggttggggtgttttttcccctgtctccTAATGAGGTGCTGCCACTTCAGAGCCCCTCTTTGAGCCCAGATTGCCCACACCGAGCTCTTGGCTGTCTGGAaagggctgcagcccagcagcctcagcatcccttcctctgctttgctgccagcagcccttTGCAGGGAATGACACAGTCTCCAGCAGGAATGGGGCTGTGGGAGACACGTGTGCTCTCAGCAATGGTGGCCAGCAGCCTGCACAAACAAAGGCTGAGTGAGGCCAGAGAGCCCAGGACAAGTTGTGGGGTGACCTAAACAACTTTGCCCATCATCCCGTGTTTCTGCCCATCACTTCAGTAAACAAGTTcagaagcgttttgaggggaattCCCACCAGTGCCCAGGCACCAAGCCCACTCATTCCTGCTCTGTAAGGCACAGCAGCTGAGACAAGGCTCCAGTGATGACTGCTGAGCCCTGGCAAACACAAGCTGCTGCCCCCTCATCCCATCACCACCACACCACACGAAGGAGGAAAGCGGTCAGTCAAGGTTGGCTTTGGGTGGAATCTACTTCTGCAGTGAAGATCTGCTTAAATACTAAACAAGGTGACTCCTTGCTTCCCTAAATTTTGCAAGAACATGCCCTGCAGAGGCCCCTAACTTGCCATCCCTGCCATGGCTGCCACATCTCGTGTACGTGGGCTGCCTCTAAGGAAGAGGTGGTCAAGCTGCTACCATCAGTAAACCAGACAGGGGACACCATTCCCCCACCCTGAGGTGTCCATAATTCCCTTGATCAGGTTCCTGAAGACAGGCAATAACCTTTTCCTGAAGCAAGCAGATGCAGTTGGGTTtctcctgcccatcctcccGAGTGGAAGGCAGCCCCGGCAGCTGCCACATCCTTGAGGCTCAGCATCTCGGAGGAGCAGTGATCAAAGCCACCCCTCTCCCATCACAGCAGGCTCCGGATGTCAGCTCCATGACACTCCGCCTACCCATCCTGCCAGAGAGCCTCTGTGCATTCATCAGGCATCTCCAGAGAGGCACAAGGCAATCTGGAAGGCCCAGAGATGCCAGACCGCTAATGTGCTAGGGAAAAAGACGTCAGTGAATATTACAAACACCCCAAAGGATGAGAGGCAGCCCAAGGGAGGAAGGACCTGGAAGGAATCAGACCAAAAAACGAGGGCAAGAGCAGGTACCTGGGAAATGCATAGAGGAATGGCTCTGCTTTCTTCCTTACTCCAAAAagagggatgctgctggggcGGATCCAGCTGCACTGAAAGCAGGTAATGAAGCTCTCGTATTCCCCTTCTCCCGTCCAACACCAGGGTGTTTTAGGTGCTGCCACCCCTGACTTAGGGGACACCAAGGATGCAAGGCACAAGCCCTGCTTGTGCACTGCTCCTCCAAGATGGACACAGAGGGAACTAAACATCTGCAATCCACCTTCATCACAGCAGGGTCCGtactgcaggcagcaggagcatcACCTTCCCCTGGCAGCATCACCAGGCTGGCAGTCACGCTGGGGACAGCCCCTGGGCACACAGAAGGGCATGCAGGTCATGAACCAGATCGCACCATTTATGCACGGGGTGGCCGAGTATCCTGGCAGCCTGAAGCCCTGGGCTTGCCCAGCCCTCCCTTCTCTGTGAGccctccaggcacagcagcagaggtgggGGAAGCAGagccagcctggggctgccagACACTCAGCAGGTCCACACAGCTTGGCCACGCCAGCATGGCAGCCTGTTCTAGCTGTGCCAAAGCCAGAGCAGCATCTAGGTCAGGCTCTGatgcaaaacacaaagcagCTGAGCAGCCCTCAGCTGGGACTGGGGAATGTTGACACGGTAACTGTACCACAGTGGCTCAGCCCCAGCGtggccctgctccctgccctgtgtCATGAGAGAACTTCTCATGGCAAAACAAGAGcaaaaaatacaggaaacaaCTTTCAGATGGCTCCTGAAGTGCAGCACCTGAACCTGACATCTCCTCAGGCACAGAGGTTGGGTCCTCAGACCTGCCTGCTGGCAAAGGGCAGCGTGGGACCAACCTACAGCATCCACGCTCTCTCGTCTCCCCACAACCACTGGCCACAGCTGGAGCTATCTAACTGTCTGTCTCTGGCACAGGTCATGCTGGATAAACATGACAATGATCCTCTTCAGATACAAGGGtacccagagccctgcagaaCTGGGCAGGGGGATTATTTGCCCAGTCCACCACATAATAAACAACAGCAAGGGTACAGAAGGGTCTTCCAAGGACGCGAATCCTCTCTATGGAAACCATCAGAAAAGCATGATGGGCATGGTCTCGCCAGAGACTTCCCTGGCTGATGACTTCCACTGCAGGTGACCTGGAGAGGCTTTGAACCTCTCACTTAAGCCATAAGTGGCTCCTTACCAACGTTCCTAACCCCAGCACTTATCACTAACTGACTCAGAGTGAAGTCAGACCTCAACTTTAATCAGTATTCTGTGTTACTAATATAAGAATGCATAAAACCTGGCAAGCTGAAGAGCCTGGGCCAGTAGAAGCATCATTTATCTGCCAGCATCACCTCTGACAAAGCAGCTCTCCCACCTGCttcccaccagcacagcccccagcaaaGCCCACCTTTCCTTCACTCTGTACCAGGAacaccccacagccctcccttgtaaagacagacagacacaggaGGGCTCCGAGCTGCTGAAcctctgactttttttctgatcCCACCTCACATTTCTTCCCCTGGGCTGGGACTGTGCTGCTGcacccaggcagcagctcagagccctgcCACGGGCCCACAGCCGCACCTTCAGAGGACACCACCGAGGCGGCAGAGCCTGCGGAGAGCGGGAGAagctgggcaggctgggggaggggagcCCAAGCATCCTAGAGGgcatctcttccctcctcccaggcagcagcagcagactcAATCCGTAGCTGCATGGTGAGGCGAGCTGCCTCTCGGCACAGCCCCACCTCGCCCCGGCTGCCCCCCGCCCTGGCACTGCCCACCCTCCCCGGGCAAGTGTGCGCTTCATTGTTGGCGCAAACAAAGGAGCGGTTTGTGtctgcagaagagaaaggaagtcGGAGGCAAAATCATCCGTCAGCCCTGGGTAGATGCAGATTAAGCTGCAGAAGGTTGCATTAATGTAGCATTTCCCAAGCATCGGTTAATCCCCCCGGCCATGCTCTGGTTCTGTCTCCCTGGCAGAGGGGGGctgcttcacctgcagctgcaaaGGACACCAGCACCCACTTACAAACCCGATGCTCCTGAGCCCACAGCTCCCACCGGGCCGGGcaagctgctggggagggatggGTGCAGAATGCAAGCCGTGTGCCCACCAGCACGCCCGTGGGCATCGCTTTGGCAAGGAGCTCAGTCTATTAttataaaggaaaaatgaggacaCTGGGATTCCCACTAGCTGTCTGGGGACAGAGCTAAGGATCGACAGGCTGTCAGTCTCGGAGCAGATGTCTGGCTACAGGGTGAGTGGAAGGGAGAAGTGCTCACTTGCTGTTTGCCCTTCAGGGATGCATCCTCTGCTGCCCTGCCCCCATCACCTGCAAGACAGCCCGAGGGAAAGTCTCTCTGCGCAGCTGGTTCCCCAGGGGGCTGGCTGGAGTGCCCTGCTTGGTCTCCATGATGAATCCCTGGTCACTCGGGGACTGCTCGGggctcttcccagcagcagcctgatgCTGGCAGGCCTCGATTTGCTGTGGCCATTCCCCGAACCCCGGGTTTTGACAATCGCGACCTTTCCCTTCTTGCCTTAGGAGGACCTCGAGCATCAGTAGGAGCAAGGGTGCTGGATTCCGGGTTTAGAAAGGCATCATCACGGGGCCATCCGCCCTCTAAAGGCTTTTCCCAGTCGTAATTCGCAACAGTTTCCAGCACCTGGCGAGAgttcctgccctgccctacgaGGACTTCACACTTGCTGGTCCAGCAGCCAGGACCGGACCCGCGGGCGCTCCCTGCCCGTCGCTGCAGCACGGAGACCCAGAGGACGCCCGTCGGAGACACAACTCCTCCCTTCTGCTCCCATTTCTGCCACATCATTTTCCCTCCCCGGGCTGCTCGGGGAGCCGCCGGCTCCAGCTCCCACGCCGCGCCCCGGACCCCCAGCTGCGGGCAGGACAGCGGGGATGCCGCCCCGCACGCCGACGCCCCCCGGGCCCGGCACCGTCAAGCAGGtgccccccgcccccctccccgaGCCTCAGCGCCCCCGCGGCAGCATCAGCatcccgcctccccccgccccgccacCGTCCGCGAGTGGGCTGCGTGGGCTGCGGGCGGCCCGCTCACCTTCTCCACGTTCTCCACGGTGAAGTCGAGGCCctgcggcggcggcgcctcCGCCCTCCGCTCCATGGCTGCGGCGGAGCtcaggaggcggcggcgggcgggcgacAGCGGCGGCGCACGGGCAGCCGCATCGCGCCGGGACCCGCCTCCCGCCCCGACGAGGAGGCGGCACCACCaccggggcggcgcggggcggcgcggagcggcgcTCGCACCGGGAAGCGCCCGGAGAACGCGCCGCGCAGCAAcaccgcccggccccgctcagcgcggctcggctcggctcggcacGGCTCAGCTCGGCTCCGGCCCCGCCTCGCCCCGCGCTCCCGCAGGCGCGGCCGGGCAGCCCGGGCCCTGCCGCGCCGCACGCCGGGAGCCGTAGTCCCGTGCCCCGCGCGTCCCCTGCTGGCGGTGCCGGCAGCAGCCCCGCGcagccccgcacagccccgcGTCCCCGCCCCCAGCGCGCCCGGCACCCGCTGCCCCGCGCCCCGTCACGGGCACACGCAAGAGTTGGACACGCAGCCCATCGCTTTATTGCTACAGGAAAAGGCGACTGTACAAAAATAGAGTTTATCCCTCAAATTTTACAAatcatagaaaaaaagtgaggaTGCGGGCACAGGGAGGGCCGGGGCCAGGGCGCTGCCCAGGGCTTCACAGCAGCGCTGGGGTTAAATCACACCTGGCCCCGCGGGGCCCAAAGTCATAAATAGGAGCTGCCACTCAggaacaataaataaataatttagaGTAATAAATAGTTTAGTGCCGCAGCACCGCGGGGGCAGCGGCGGATCCTGCCActccctgggagctgggcaggggtcCCACTGGATGCCTGAGCCCCACTGCCCTGCAGAGCAccaggggctgctgccgggCTGGGTGCAGCTCCACGCTGCTGCGCTTGGGGCCCGCTGCACCCCTGTGCTCAGAGACACCCACTCCCCGCAGGGCAGCTCCGGccactgccagccccagggTGCCCAAAGGGACAGGGAGGTTTTTGCCCCCTTTCCGTCCTCCTCTGAAGCTCGGGCGATGCTTGGCCCCAGCTGCCCTAAAGCAGTCCGGGCAGGGTGCAGGCGAGCCGGGCGCTGCTGGTGCCTGCGGGGCTGGCAGACCCCTGTGAGCAGCAGGGATGCTCTGTACCccttccagctctgctcccagggctgAGCCAGCATGTACCTggacggggagctgctggcaccGGCTGCTTGGCACTGAGCGGGAGGGGGCTCGGCTGCCCGTTCCTCCGTCATGGCTCCGTCTCGCCTTGGTCCCCATGGCCACGTgcaactgggagcactggcctCTGCCAGACACTTCTGCTGAGCACCGGTGCCACTGCGTGTGGCAAGCCGAGGCCTGCCAGCCTGCGTCGAGCTGGGGCCGAGCCggcagccccctcctcagccGATGCAGCTGCACTCGGCTGCCGAGAGCTTCTCCACAGTCTGCCACGTGTTCTGCACATCCATGAAGGAGACGGCCTCGTAGCGGGTGGGCCGGCAGCAGGGGTGGCTGAGGACCCGCTCCTGCGGCCCTGGCGTGATGAGCTGCTGCCGCAGCAGGCTGCCCAGCGTCAGGTCGTAGTTGCTGCGTGCCCGGTGGCAGGACCCGCTGCAGTACTTGAAGAGCACGATCTCGTCCGAGTTGAAGCCCAGGCCCAGGTCACGCACCTTCACCATCAGGTTGCGGATGTGGCAGTTGCGCCCGCGGTTCCCCCGCGACGGCTTCCGTGGCCCCTTTTTGCCTTTGCTGGTGGCCGGTGGTGAGCGCTCGGCACGCAGCAGCAGGTCCTCCGCCAGCTCCACGGCTCCCAGGCCACCCACTGTCGCGTTGTCCCCTGAACATAGAAGCAATGGCACCATCAGACCCCATTCTGCacccaccaccttcctggggcCTGCCCAGCCTGCCCGTCACCCGTCATGACCTGAACCTTGCTGGGTGCCCCATCAAGCATCTCCTCCCCGCCAGGTCTCCGCCACCACCCCTAGCCTGAAGCACAAGGCTCCCTGTGTtagcctcccccagcccagccctgatccgcagcagcagctctgcacggGCTGAGGCTCCCTGCAATGGCTCCCAACCTGCCCCTGCCCCATGCTTGAGGCTCCcatgcccaggctgggggtccTGCCGCGACACGCACCGTATGGCTGGCTCCAGGCGGCGGCCGGCGGTGCCtccacagccaggctggccGTGGCCATGCCCCGTGGCGTGGGACCCGCGTCCAGCGTCTCATTGCAGTGTGGCGTCCGCAGGGTGCCTGCGGCCAGCCCGGCCAGCAGTGAGAGGATGGCGAGGAGCCCCCACAGCGTCCCCTCCTGCGAC
This genomic window contains:
- the ARTN gene encoding artemin isoform X2, which translates into the protein MEQRAGPPDPRPAGSTTHLQPKEGTLWGLLAILSLLAGLAAGTLRTPHCNETLDAGPTPRGMATASLAVEAPPAAAWSQPYGDNATVGGLGAVELAEDLLLRAERSPPATSKGKKGPRKPSRGNRGRNCHIRNLMVKVRDLGLGFNSDEIVLFKYCSGSCHRARSNYDLTLGSLLRQQLITPGPQERVLSHPCCRPTRYEAVSFMDVQNTWQTVEKLSAAECSCIG
- the ARTN gene encoding artemin isoform X1; this encodes MAPVGSCLSSQGPGAEERARVPGVAAMKGAQLEEGRDQALHSFAQLTPLSQDWKHHGPTCMGCSGYPPCACPHQHPTHAAPGHMKTSLTCREASMEQRAGPPDPRPAGSTTHLQPKEGTLWGLLAILSLLAGLAAGTLRTPHCNETLDAGPTPRGMATASLAVEAPPAAAWSQPYGDNATVGGLGAVELAEDLLLRAERSPPATSKGKKGPRKPSRGNRGRNCHIRNLMVKVRDLGLGFNSDEIVLFKYCSGSCHRARSNYDLTLGSLLRQQLITPGPQERVLSHPCCRPTRYEAVSFMDVQNTWQTVEKLSAAECSCIG